The Epinephelus lanceolatus isolate andai-2023 chromosome 1, ASM4190304v1, whole genome shotgun sequence genome has a window encoding:
- the smpd2b gene encoding sphingomyelin phosphodiesterase 2 gives MANTDSVNVRVLSLNCWGIRYLSKHCLQRYAMIGDMLCREEHDIVLLQEVWSEKDYLSLKKKLACCHPHSHYFKSGVIGSGLAIFSKHRIHDTFLFRYSLNGYPYMAHHGDWFGGKAVGMAVLSIGSLTANVYVTHLHAEYCRDKDSYLPHRVVQAWELQQFIRHTSAGADVVILGGDLNMHPQDLGNRLLRSYTGLKDSYLETAKFDGCEDGITLIADNPFINKKELCPFEKGIRIDYILFKGSPKTDIYCDFMSTTNGSVPDHPFPYSDHEALTAGFRLETHTPTETGSDRQPKNQDSAAVMSSVKVAELVDIVTEARTEVKVGLHCAERMRYTATRTGVMGLALLFVELAIAAVPWLALGAEQPFPRTSFYLLAALCFAILLTTFLLYIFYTMELKSLQGAEDQMRLAVGSLQEKLRGFPLAQPHSAQRRPPEGHEPSAFDPEE, from the exons ATGGCTAACACAGACTCCGTCAATGTGCGGGTCCTCTCTCTGAACTGCTG GGGGATCCGCTACCTTAGCAAACACTGTCTTCAGCGCTATGCCATGATTGGAGATATGTTGTGCAGGGAAGAGCATGATATTGTCTTACTGCAAGAG gtGTGGAGTGAGAAAGACTATCTCTCCTTGAAAAAGAAACTCGCCTGTTGTCATCCTCACTCTCATTATTTCAAAAG CGGAGTCATCGGCAGTGGACTCGCCATTTTCTCCAAACACAGAATCCATGATACATTTCTTTTTCGCTACTCACTGAACGGTTATCCTTACATG GCCCACCATGGCGACTGGTTTGGAGGTAAAGCTGTTGGGATGGCTGTCTTAAGCATTGGCAGTCTGACTGCAAACGTCTACGTGACTCAT CTGCATGCAGAGTACTGCAGAGACAAGGACTCTTATCTACCTCACAGAGTGGTTCAGGCCTGGGAGCTGCAGCAGTTCATTCG CCACACCTCAGCTGGAGCAGATGTGGTGATTCTAGGTGGTGACCTCAACATGCACCCTCAGGACCTCGGCAACAGACTACTGAGGTCTTACACTGGACTCAAGGACTCTTATTTAGAGACGGCTAAATTTGAT GGGTGTGAGGACGGTATCACTTTAATAGCTGACAACCCTTTCATCAATAAAAAGGAGCTTTGTCCATTTGAGAAGGGAATTCGGATCGACTACATCCTGTTCAAG GGTTCTCCCAAAACAGACATCTACTGTGATTTCATGTCCACCACCAACGGCTCCGTCCCTGATCATCCATTCCCGTACTCCGACCATGAGGCTCTGACTGCTGGGTTTAGGCTGGAGACACACACTCCAActgagacaggaagtgacaggcAACCAAAGAATCAGGACTCCGCTGCAG TCATGTCTTCAGTGAAGGTGGCCGAGCTGGTGGACATCGTGACAGAGGCCCGTACAGAAGTCAAAGTGGGTCTGCACTGTGCTGAGAGGATGCGCTACACAGCCACACGCACCGGAGTGATGGGCTTGGCTCTGCTGTTCGTGGAGCTGGCCATCGCCGCCGTGCCCTGGTTGGCCCTGGGAGCAGAGCAACCTTTCCCTCGTACATCCTTCTACCTGCTGGCCGCATTGTGCTTCGCCATCCTGCTGACCACCTTCCTGCTGTACATCTTCTACACAATGGAGCTGAAATCTCTTCAAGGGGCTGAAGACCAGATGAGACTGGCTGTAGGAAGTCTGCAGGAGAAGCTCAGGGGCTTTCCTTTGGCTCAGCCCCACAGCGCCCAGCGGAGGCCCCCAGAGGGTCATGAGCCCAGCGCTTTTGACCCAGAGGAATAA
- the LOC117256417 gene encoding plakophilin-1-like has product MAQGRARCAFITSENTVTPQLSAFLCEPPLDAVGPPAPSHKMTSLEPLKTVISIGNVDDTSLALPSGNQYGSGQQRVLEQVQSIRRTKSRQSSSSRTGSTSLSPTSPHTYPIAPSHDSVFIEAPKSQSSISNGGAFFGNGFARTLQFEKNNRQLVNNYVGSTVKRNTGASTYQYERGYAPLGSKAVSPNNTSRSEPDMAWQRSMPKRSAPPRGFLANRNTYRVERTKSQLITSTAPQPPPQLQRNHTVNGTGQARTKSQFVCSQAEVTKTLSKPPAVTESAPKSKGDFGSNDNSGFADITMKEAVDYLSRVDETYQHCGASYIQHNTFIDDKAKEEVLKFNGIQPLVGLLRSPSQQVSQTASAALRNLSFKSNSNKEEIHRCGGVTDAVALLRDTDSVEIQKQLTGLLWNLSSADSLKPDLLKSALPVLMERVILPYTTGSDRTSKISQDPEVFFNATGFLRNLSSTKQSNRQAMRKCRGLVDSLVSYVKDCVDAGKPDDKSVENCVCVLHNLTFQLENEAPALFNRITALAKTVNRTPSQGDIGPIGCFSPQGKASDNMQHFDFPVVEDPQPTGAGQLIHSKTLQNYLSLLATSQREETQEACCGALQNLTAHESIVSGVMSQNIVQKLNGLQVITPLLKSDKVNLQRSVVALVGNLTRNPNLHNAIARKAIPELLDILTAGTKGGNESDDILAMACQTSNCLLMKEQAMGKFLIKYDLIKSLKELSQNGYFPKSSKAAALLLYNLWSDKEIQTFLKKKGMSKASFVNDVTTAAHKSAQVVD; this is encoded by the exons ATGGCGCAGGGCAGGGCAAGGTGCGCTTTTATTACCTCTGAAAACACCGTCACTCCTCAGCTGTCTGCCTTCCTGTGCGAGCCTCCTCTGGATGCTGTCGGCCCACCCGCACCGTCTCACAAAATGACGAGTCTGGAGCCGCTCAAAACGGTCATTTCCATCGGGAACGTGGACGACACGTCTCTGGCTCTGCCCTCTGGGAACCAGTACGGATCAGGCCAGCAGCGCGTCCTGGAGCAAGTGCAGAGTATCAGGAGGACCAAGTCGAGAcagtccagcagcagcaggactggATCTACGTCTTTATCTCCAACat ctccacacacGTACCCCATAGCTCCTTCACATGACTCCGTGTTCATAGAAGCTCCAAAGTCACAGTCCAGCATATCTAATGGAGGCGCCTTCTTTGGGAACGGCTTCGCTAGAACT CTCCAGTTTGAGAAAAACAACCGGCAACTAGTCAACAACTACGTGGGATCCACTGTGAAGAGGAACACAGGAGCTTCTACCTATCAGTATGAGAGGGGTTACGCCCCCCTGGGCTCCAAGGCAGTCAGTCCAAACAACACCAGCCGCAGCGAGCCGGATATGGCCTGGCAGCGCTCCATGCCAAAACGCTCTGCTCCTCCGCGGGGATTCCTCGCCAACAGGAACACCTACAGAGTGGAGAGGACCAAAAGTCAGTTGATAACAAGCACTGCACCCCAGCCCCCGCCTCAGCTTCAGCGTAACCACACTGTGAATGGCACAGGTCAGGCCAGAACAAAAAGCCAGTTTGTGTGCAGCCAAGCTGAGGTGACCAAAACACTGTCAAAGCCTCCTGCTGTTACTGAGAGCGCTCCGAAGAGCAAAGGAGATTTTGG GTCAAATGACAACAGTGGATTTGCTGACATCACCATGAAGGAGGCTGTGGATTATCTTTCCAGGGTGGATGAGACATACCAGCACTGCGGCGCGTCCTACATACAGCACAACACTTTCATTGACGACAAGGCCAAAGAGGAG GTGTTGAAGTTCAATGGGATCCAACCATTGGTGGGTCTGCTGCGCAGCCCCAGTCAGCAAGTCAGCCAGACAGCTTCAGCTGCCCTGCGTAACCTGTCCTTTaaaagcaacagtaacaaggAGGAGATACATCGCTGTGGCGGTGTCACGGACGCTGTGGCTCTGCTCAGAGATACAGACTCTGTGGAGATACAGAAACAGCTGACAG gTCTTCTGTGGAATTTGTCCTCTGCAGACAGCCTGAAACCAGACCTGCTGAAGAGTGCTCTGCCTGTCTTAATGGAGCGTGTGATCCTGCCTTACACAACAGGTTCTGACCGGACCAGCAAGATCAGCCAAGACCCTGAGGTCTTCTTCAATGCCACAGGATTCCTACG AAACCTAAGCAGCACGAAGCAAAGCAACAGACAGGCGATGAGGAAATGTCGAGGACTGGTCGACTCTTTGGTCAGTTACGTTAAAGACTGTGTGGATGCAGGAAAGCCAGACGATAAG TCTGTAGAAAACTGTGTGTGCGTCCTGCACAACCTGACGTTCCAGCTGGAGAACGAGGCTCCGGCTCTCTTCAACAGGATCACAGCTTTGGCCAAGACTGTCAACAGGACCCCCAGCCAGGGCGACATCGGCCCCATCGGCTGCTTCAGTCCACAAGGCAAAGCGTCAGATAACATG CAACACTTTGACTTTCCAGTCGTTGAAGATCCACAACCTACTGGGGCTGGTCAGCTGATCCACTCCAAAACTCTGCAGAATTACCTGTCTTTGCTCGCCACTAGCCAGCGAGAAGAAACACAGGAAGCGTGTTGTGGAGCCCTGCAGAACCTCACAGCACATGAAAGCatt GTCTCTGGTGTAATGAGTCAGAATATTGTGCAGAAGCTGAATGGCCTGCAAGTGATCACTCCACTTTTAAAATCAGACAAAGTGAACCTGCAGAGGAGCGTAGTGGCGTTGGTAGGAAACCTGACGAGAAACCCGAACCTGCATAATGCCATTG CTCGTAAAGCCATACCAGAGCTGCTGGACATCCTCACTGCAGGCACTAAGGGAGGGAATGAGTCTGATGACATACTGGCCATGGCCTGTCAGACCTCCAACTGCCTGCTCATGAAGGAACAAGCGATGGGCAAATTCCTCATAAAATATGATCTGATAAAGTCCCTGAAAGAGCTCAGCCAGAACGG ATATTTCCCCAAATCCAGCAAAGCTGCGGCGCTGCTCCTCTACAACCTGTGGTCAGACAAAGAGATTCAAACCTTCCTGAAAAAG aAAGGGATGAGCAAGGCCTCGTTTGTGAATGACGTCACCACAGCGGCACACAAGTCGGCTCAAGTTGTCGATTAA